The proteins below are encoded in one region of Segatella copri:
- a CDS encoding glycoside hydrolase family 43 protein: MTRYRMILSLLLAGMGTAATAQNINLPIIQTKYTADPAPYVHNDTVYLYTTHDEDGAEGFLMKDWLLYTSTDMVNWQDRGAVASLKDFKWFKGENGAWAEQVIERNGKWYMYCPIHGHGIGVLVADSPYGPFKDPLGKPLAWEGDWFDIDPTVWIDDDNQAYMYWGNPVLKAVKLNEDMISYSDSIMHFPKIQDYQEGPWFWKRNGNYYLSYASTCCPEGIGYAMSKNPLGPWEYKGHIMNHTPRTRGNHPGIIDYKGKSYCFGLNYDIFRLKTGRHAEQRSVSAAEMTYNPDGTIQELPYFQDCKLEQIEWFNPYRQVEAETMAWGYGLKTQPKNEWAQKNKWNQIVTDIDENEYILVKGVDFKKGASKFDVSASCHMLGGSIEIRLDGVNGQCIGKVDISNTKDEYKTFSTQVKKVKGVHDLFFVFKGGDIQKQNLFFLDWWQFGE; encoded by the coding sequence ATGACTAGATACAGAATGATTTTATCCCTGCTTTTGGCTGGCATGGGAACTGCAGCAACAGCACAGAACATCAACTTGCCAATCATCCAGACCAAGTACACTGCCGATCCTGCACCTTATGTGCACAACGATACGGTATATCTCTATACCACCCACGATGAGGATGGGGCTGAGGGGTTCCTGATGAAAGACTGGCTGCTCTATACCTCAACAGATATGGTGAACTGGCAAGACCGTGGTGCCGTAGCTTCATTGAAAGACTTCAAGTGGTTTAAGGGTGAGAATGGTGCCTGGGCAGAGCAGGTTATCGAGCGCAATGGCAAATGGTATATGTATTGTCCTATCCACGGTCATGGCATCGGAGTGCTGGTAGCAGATAGTCCATACGGACCGTTCAAGGATCCTCTCGGAAAGCCGCTGGCATGGGAGGGCGACTGGTTCGACATCGACCCTACCGTATGGATTGATGATGATAACCAGGCTTACATGTATTGGGGCAACCCCGTGTTGAAGGCAGTGAAACTGAACGAGGACATGATTTCTTATTCTGATTCCATCATGCACTTCCCGAAGATTCAGGATTATCAGGAAGGTCCTTGGTTCTGGAAGCGCAATGGCAATTATTATCTGTCTTATGCTTCTACCTGCTGTCCTGAGGGCATCGGTTACGCGATGAGCAAGAATCCGCTCGGACCATGGGAATATAAGGGACATATCATGAACCATACGCCTCGTACTCGAGGCAATCATCCGGGCATCATCGACTACAAGGGCAAGAGCTATTGCTTCGGCTTGAATTATGACATCTTCCGTTTGAAGACGGGACGTCATGCTGAGCAGCGTTCTGTATCTGCTGCCGAGATGACATACAATCCTGACGGAACCATCCAGGAGTTGCCATACTTCCAGGACTGCAAGCTGGAGCAGATAGAATGGTTCAACCCTTATCGCCAGGTTGAGGCTGAGACAATGGCTTGGGGATATGGATTGAAGACGCAGCCTAAGAATGAATGGGCGCAGAAGAATAAATGGAATCAGATAGTAACTGATATTGATGAGAATGAGTATATCCTCGTGAAGGGCGTTGACTTCAAGAAAGGTGCAAGTAAGTTTGATGTTTCTGCCTCTTGTCACATGTTGGGCGGCAGCATCGAAATCCGTCTTGATGGGGTAAACGGTCAGTGTATCGGCAAGGTAGATATCAGCAACACCAAGGATGAATACAAAACCTTCTCTACCCAGGTGAAGAAGGTAAAGGGTGTTCATGATCTCTTCTTCGTTTTCAAGGGAGGTGATATCCAGAAACAGAACCTCTTCTTCCTGGATTGGTGGCAGTTTGGGGAGTAA
- a CDS encoding beta-L-arabinofuranosidase domain-containing protein, with product MKKQLMIALLSIAPALGVVAQDKLYKDEFPLGDITLLDGPLKHARDLNVQVLLKYDCDRMLAPYRKEAGLQPRKPSYPNWDGLDGHVGGHYLSALAINAATGNEECRKRMEYMISELQLVLDANNQRPEAWCHNYIGGVPNSAKMWTAFSKGDFGPYFGTWAPFYNIHKMYAGLRDAWLYCGNEQAKNLFLKFCDWAVDITRDLNDEQMEKMLGNEHGGMNEVLADAYAITGEQKYLDCARRFSHRQLLVPLENGKDCLDNMHANTQIPKVVGYQRIAELAHDVQYHNASEYFWEIVTRQRSLALGGNSRREHFPTKENCIDYINDIDGPESCNTYNMLKLTEDLNRVKHDGMYGDFYETAMFNHILSAQHPQHGGYVYFTSARPRHYRNYSAPNEAMWCCVGTGMEDHGKYGQFVWTHDKGVKAEDDALYVNLFVASELNWKERKMVIRQQTAFPYAETSHIEVTKGKGIFTLKIRKPSWCDNFTVKGVGFDANSYEENGFVCIKRKWKKGDQVEISMPMHAYIKPMINVPQYVAIMYGPILLGMKTGTEDMRSLIADDSRFGQYAGGMKLPLDKAPILLPKHLNDIAKDLKPIPGKPLHFKLATRMENAIDGELQPFFEIHDSRYMMYWLALGENDYKAYMQKLADEETARQALEARTVDKVSPGEQQPETDHRMETDDSDKGNTEGIFFRDAKDGHYFSYLMQTKGETNLSLQLKFWGQDEWRTSEFDIYVNDKLLCSVNNSHRWRTTQFKTVDYAIPSEYVKGKKEIRVKFVAHKGKQVGQIYGVRLVKN from the coding sequence ATGAAGAAACAACTAATGATTGCTCTGCTGAGCATTGCGCCAGCCTTGGGTGTTGTGGCGCAGGATAAACTTTATAAGGATGAGTTCCCGCTGGGCGACATCACCCTTCTGGACGGACCATTGAAGCATGCCCGCGACTTGAACGTGCAGGTGCTCCTGAAATATGATTGCGACCGCATGCTGGCCCCTTATCGCAAGGAGGCTGGCTTGCAGCCTCGCAAACCTTCTTATCCCAACTGGGATGGACTGGACGGACATGTGGGCGGACATTATCTGTCGGCTCTTGCCATCAATGCAGCCACAGGCAATGAGGAATGCCGCAAGCGCATGGAATATATGATATCCGAACTCCAGCTGGTGCTTGATGCTAACAATCAGCGTCCTGAAGCCTGGTGTCATAACTATATAGGTGGTGTTCCGAATAGTGCCAAGATGTGGACAGCTTTCAGTAAGGGCGATTTCGGACCTTACTTTGGAACATGGGCACCTTTCTATAACATTCATAAGATGTATGCTGGTCTTCGTGATGCATGGCTCTATTGCGGCAATGAACAGGCAAAGAATCTGTTTCTGAAGTTCTGTGATTGGGCTGTGGACATTACGCGTGATCTGAACGATGAACAGATGGAGAAAATGCTGGGTAACGAGCATGGAGGTATGAACGAGGTGCTTGCCGATGCATACGCTATTACCGGAGAGCAGAAATATCTGGATTGTGCCCGCCGCTTCTCCCACAGACAGTTGCTTGTGCCTTTGGAAAACGGCAAGGACTGCCTTGACAATATGCATGCCAATACGCAGATTCCGAAGGTTGTCGGCTATCAGCGCATCGCTGAGTTGGCTCATGATGTGCAATATCATAATGCCAGCGAGTATTTCTGGGAAATTGTGACACGTCAGCGCTCGCTGGCTTTGGGTGGAAACAGTCGTCGTGAGCATTTCCCAACCAAGGAAAATTGCATAGACTATATCAACGACATCGATGGTCCTGAGTCATGCAATACTTATAATATGCTGAAGCTTACTGAGGATTTGAACCGAGTGAAGCACGATGGTATGTATGGCGACTTTTACGAGACTGCGATGTTCAACCATATCCTCTCTGCCCAGCATCCGCAACATGGCGGCTATGTTTATTTCACTTCCGCCCGTCCTCGCCATTATCGCAACTATTCTGCCCCTAATGAGGCGATGTGGTGTTGTGTGGGAACAGGCATGGAAGACCATGGAAAGTATGGTCAGTTTGTCTGGACGCACGATAAGGGTGTGAAGGCGGAGGATGATGCACTGTATGTGAATCTCTTCGTGGCTTCCGAGTTGAACTGGAAGGAACGGAAGATGGTGATTCGTCAGCAGACCGCTTTCCCATACGCTGAGACATCTCATATAGAAGTAACTAAGGGAAAAGGTATCTTCACCTTGAAGATTCGTAAACCATCTTGGTGTGATAACTTCACCGTGAAGGGTGTTGGTTTTGATGCCAATAGTTATGAGGAGAATGGATTTGTCTGCATCAAGCGCAAATGGAAAAAGGGTGACCAGGTCGAAATCTCTATGCCTATGCATGCTTACATCAAACCGATGATCAATGTGCCTCAGTATGTGGCAATCATGTATGGTCCTATCCTGCTCGGCATGAAGACGGGAACGGAGGATATGCGTTCGCTCATTGCTGACGACAGTCGTTTCGGACAGTATGCCGGTGGTATGAAGTTGCCGCTCGATAAAGCTCCAATCCTTCTGCCTAAGCATCTGAATGACATCGCCAAGGACTTGAAGCCAATTCCTGGTAAACCATTGCACTTTAAACTTGCCACCCGAATGGAGAATGCCATTGATGGTGAACTGCAGCCTTTCTTCGAGATTCATGATTCCCGCTATATGATGTATTGGTTGGCACTCGGTGAGAATGATTACAAGGCTTATATGCAGAAGTTGGCTGATGAGGAAACAGCCCGTCAGGCTTTGGAGGCTAGAACTGTGGATAAGGTGAGCCCTGGAGAACAACAGCCGGAGACCGACCATCGTATGGAGACCGATGATTCGGACAAGGGTAATACAGAGGGTATCTTCTTCCGTGATGCAAAGGATGGTCATTATTTCAGCTATCTGATGCAGACCAAGGGAGAGACAAATCTTAGCCTTCAGCTCAAGTTCTGGGGACAGGATGAGTGGCGTACAAGTGAGTTTGATATTTATGTCAACGACAAGTTGCTTTGCAGCGTGAACAACAGTCATCGCTGGCGCACCACACAGTTTAAGACCGTTGATTATGCCATTCCTTCAGAGTATGTTAAGGGCAAGAAGGAAATAAGAGTGAAGTTTGTGGCTCATAAGGGCAAGCAAGTTGGACAGATTTATGGAGTTCGACTTGTGAAGAATTAA
- a CDS encoding glycosyl hydrolase 115 family protein — translation MKKYLLLVFVLLGIISTADAAKQFVKFDVTLADKALRLTGTKDSIRYSSSDWKGVKMAVANLRNDLRQVTGSECAPILVATVGKSELAKKYPKHCKLLKGKWEQYLIFTDKGQLVILGSDKRGTIYGIYELSRQIGVSPWYWMADAPIQHHDQLYILPGTYTDGEPKVKYRGIFINDEWPSFGGWCGNQFGGINSKAYSHIFELLLRLKANYFWPAMWATAFNEDDPKSPQLADDMGIVMGTSHHEPMMRAHKEYVRRKAEVGPWDYAQNPERIEKFFSDGLKRNSKYENIITIGMRGDGDVAMGNGKDEDNIKTLGKVIEAQRRIIKDCYGKPASSVPQLWAIFTEVQRYYDAGFNVPDDVTLLFCDNNWGYIRRKGTAAERKRKGGLGLYYHIDMNGGPWNDRWVNTTTIPKLREQLHEAYASGIDRIWIINVGDLKPKEVSIDFIMDYAWNPDAVKPGDELPWLERFSQSIFGEKYAKETADLIAKYSKYNLLRKPEAQVPGLFNEHEMLVMSQRWQSLVERAELLRKQMPKEKQDAFYQLVYYPVVASAGVAEIYNHATMGDSLGVEVLMKKDQQLNDYYNNVLAGGKWKGMMMDNHIGYTKWSIPDKNRNPMTLGMKVEHPLNVPVSTTEIGIPAYQYCRIKEGKNAKWIFLPDLGRGKGCMGIDHVMAASEPDGKGASLEYDFELSSDMQQLSIALGILPTQDVYPARGLRIGVQIDDQPLQIVDARAGFVDTFAEYTPQNLAVSKVLKPLPEQPKLVLNGWWKGKKQLRRDEIFDNQRWLAATSSSAVKAGKHTLRIVMIDPEIVLEQVVINPDNNRYSYFGQNF, via the coding sequence ATGAAGAAGTATCTCTTATTAGTATTTGTGCTGCTAGGCATCATCTCTACAGCTGATGCAGCCAAACAGTTTGTGAAGTTTGATGTAACTTTAGCAGATAAGGCCCTTCGCCTGACGGGTACGAAGGATTCCATCCGCTACTCTTCTTCCGATTGGAAGGGAGTGAAGATGGCTGTTGCAAACTTGCGCAATGATCTGCGTCAGGTAACGGGCAGCGAATGCGCTCCCATCTTGGTGGCCACTGTAGGCAAGAGCGAACTTGCCAAGAAATATCCCAAGCATTGCAAGCTGCTGAAGGGAAAGTGGGAACAGTATCTCATCTTTACCGATAAGGGGCAACTTGTCATTCTAGGCTCCGATAAGCGTGGCACCATCTATGGTATCTATGAGTTGTCTCGCCAGATAGGTGTGTCGCCTTGGTATTGGATGGCTGATGCGCCTATCCAGCATCATGACCAATTGTATATCCTTCCTGGCACTTATACCGATGGAGAACCCAAGGTGAAATACCGTGGCATCTTTATCAATGACGAGTGGCCATCTTTTGGTGGATGGTGCGGCAACCAGTTTGGGGGCATCAATTCCAAGGCTTATAGCCATATCTTCGAACTATTGCTCCGCTTGAAAGCCAACTATTTCTGGCCTGCCATGTGGGCTACTGCCTTTAATGAGGATGACCCCAAATCACCACAGTTGGCAGATGACATGGGCATCGTGATGGGTACCTCCCACCATGAGCCGATGATGCGAGCACATAAGGAGTATGTGCGTCGCAAGGCTGAGGTGGGTCCATGGGATTATGCACAGAACCCTGAGCGCATCGAGAAGTTCTTCTCTGATGGCTTGAAGCGGAACAGCAAGTATGAGAACATCATTACCATTGGTATGCGAGGTGATGGCGATGTGGCGATGGGCAACGGCAAGGACGAGGACAACATCAAGACATTAGGAAAAGTGATTGAAGCACAGCGTCGCATCATCAAGGATTGCTATGGCAAGCCGGCAAGCTCTGTGCCGCAGCTCTGGGCTATCTTTACCGAGGTGCAGCGATACTATGATGCAGGTTTCAACGTACCTGATGATGTAACCCTGCTCTTCTGCGACAACAACTGGGGCTATATCCGCCGTAAGGGTACCGCCGCAGAACGCAAGCGCAAGGGTGGACTGGGCTTGTATTATCACATCGACATGAATGGTGGTCCATGGAACGACCGTTGGGTGAACACCACAACCATCCCGAAACTCCGTGAGCAGCTGCATGAGGCATACGCCAGCGGCATCGACCGCATCTGGATCATCAACGTGGGCGACTTGAAGCCGAAGGAGGTGTCTATCGACTTCATCATGGACTATGCATGGAACCCAGATGCGGTGAAACCAGGAGATGAACTGCCATGGTTGGAACGATTCTCTCAAAGCATCTTCGGAGAGAAATATGCCAAGGAAACAGCCGACTTGATAGCCAAATACAGCAAGTATAATCTTCTGCGCAAGCCTGAGGCTCAGGTGCCAGGCTTGTTTAATGAGCATGAGATGCTGGTGATGTCACAGCGTTGGCAGTCGTTGGTGGAAAGGGCAGAGCTGTTGCGCAAGCAGATGCCTAAGGAGAAGCAGGATGCTTTCTACCAGTTGGTTTATTATCCAGTGGTGGCAAGTGCTGGTGTGGCAGAAATATACAATCATGCCACCATGGGTGACAGCCTCGGTGTGGAGGTGTTGATGAAGAAAGACCAGCAGTTGAACGACTATTATAATAATGTGTTGGCAGGAGGCAAGTGGAAAGGCATGATGATGGATAATCACATCGGTTATACTAAATGGTCAATTCCAGACAAGAATCGCAACCCGATGACTTTGGGTATGAAGGTGGAGCATCCGTTAAATGTACCTGTTTCCACCACGGAGATTGGCATTCCTGCCTATCAGTACTGCCGAATCAAGGAAGGCAAGAATGCCAAGTGGATATTCTTGCCAGACTTGGGCAGAGGTAAGGGATGCATGGGCATCGACCATGTGATGGCAGCAAGTGAGCCGGATGGCAAGGGGGCATCGCTAGAATACGATTTCGAACTTTCTTCTGATATGCAGCAGCTTTCCATCGCCCTCGGCATTCTGCCAACCCAGGATGTCTATCCAGCTCGTGGTCTTCGCATCGGAGTGCAGATAGACGACCAGCCCTTGCAGATTGTGGATGCTCGCGCAGGATTTGTGGATACCTTTGCCGAGTACACTCCTCAGAACCTCGCTGTGTCCAAGGTGTTGAAACCATTGCCTGAGCAGCCTAAACTGGTTTTGAATGGTTGGTGGAAAGGGAAGAAGCAGTTGCGAAGAGATGAAATCTTTGACAACCAGCGTTGGTTGGCAGCTACATCATCATCTGCAGTCAAGGCTGGTAAGCATACGCTTCGTATCGTGATGATAGACCCTGAGATTGTCTTGGAGCAGGTGGTTATCAATCCAGACAACAACAGATACAGCTATTTCGGGCAAAACTTTTAG
- a CDS encoding family 43 glycosylhydrolase: MNNKFLIASALCMSMSATMNAQNPIVQTQLTSDPAPLPVGDRLYVYAGHDEDKADFFWMNEWRVYSTTDMVNWTDHGSPLDLSSFSWADDRAWAAQTIERNGKYYWYICAHSKLTGGMAIGVAVADSPTGPFKDALGKPLFDNGSWDNIDPTVWMDEDGQAYLYWGNPHLYYAKLNEDMISFKGGIDAKAAVDEKREVGRIVMTEEGFGSPDVEKRDSTRKYKDCYTEGPWFMKRGKNYYMIYAAGGVPEHIAYSMSKKPFGPWKYKGEIMPLEDTGSFTNHCGVTDFKGKSYFFYHTGKLGGGFGRSVAVEEFKYNADGTFPIIHHTQEGVAPIATLNPYKRQEAETIAFSKGVKSEQTDDTGVYISEIHNDDYIKVREVDFGNASPDAFAISAACSSLGGSLEVHLDKKDGELVAKIDVSKTGGWEKWKTFSAQMMKKVTGKHDIYFVFKGLKGSKLFNFDWWKFEKNFANPVVWADVPDVDVIRVGDSFYMVSTTMHLMPGAPIMKSKDLVNWETVNYIFPKLTDSPKYDMKEGTVYGRGQWATSLQHHRGKFYALFAPNDSPGGETYICTADDIEGKWTIHSRLQHFHDAALFFDDDDKAYVVYGTGEMVQLNADLTDVVPGSHRKLFERDADETGLLEGSRMIKHNGKYYLLMISWTKGHPRREVCYRADKITGPYEKKVILETEFAGFNGVGQGTIVDDKDGNWYGIVFQDRGGVGRVLTLEPCTWKDGWPMLTDEKGNIPAQMQKPVLGYDGKGLVYSDDFSKDKLELQWQWNHNPVDDAWSLTERKGWLRLKTSRIVPNIFLAPNTISTRTEGPTCEGIIKMDVSKMKDGDVAGLSAFQGDAALLSIVKEGKKLFVVGTKESVALTDKEKAVTGVKREEVYRQPLNLKQDKATKSSIIYLKMSCDFRLHQDLATLLYSIDGKTWIPAIKDFKMQYDYRRLFMGTRIAIYNYATKAAGGYVDVDSFEYHKVEK; this comes from the coding sequence ATGAACAATAAGTTTTTGATTGCTTCGGCTTTGTGCATGAGTATGAGCGCAACGATGAATGCGCAGAATCCTATCGTGCAAACACAGTTGACTTCAGACCCAGCTCCTCTTCCTGTCGGTGACCGGCTTTATGTCTATGCCGGTCATGATGAAGATAAGGCTGACTTCTTCTGGATGAACGAATGGCGTGTGTATTCCACTACTGATATGGTAAACTGGACCGACCATGGTTCTCCGCTCGACCTCAGTTCTTTTTCCTGGGCAGACGACCGTGCCTGGGCAGCACAGACCATCGAACGTAATGGTAAGTATTACTGGTACATCTGTGCGCACTCTAAACTGACGGGCGGAATGGCTATTGGTGTAGCTGTGGCAGATTCTCCTACAGGTCCGTTCAAGGATGCGCTGGGAAAGCCGCTTTTTGATAATGGAAGTTGGGATAATATCGATCCAACGGTTTGGATGGATGAGGATGGTCAGGCTTACCTCTATTGGGGTAATCCACATCTTTACTATGCCAAACTGAATGAAGATATGATCAGCTTCAAGGGTGGTATAGATGCTAAGGCAGCTGTTGATGAAAAGCGTGAAGTGGGCAGAATCGTGATGACTGAGGAGGGATTTGGTTCGCCTGACGTGGAGAAGCGCGATTCAACCCGAAAATATAAAGATTGCTATACAGAGGGTCCTTGGTTCATGAAGCGTGGCAAGAACTATTATATGATTTATGCAGCAGGTGGAGTGCCTGAGCACATTGCTTACTCCATGAGCAAGAAGCCTTTCGGTCCTTGGAAATACAAGGGAGAAATCATGCCTTTGGAAGATACTGGTTCCTTTACCAATCATTGCGGTGTTACCGACTTCAAGGGCAAGTCTTATTTCTTCTATCATACGGGTAAACTGGGTGGCGGATTCGGACGCAGCGTAGCCGTGGAAGAATTCAAATACAATGCCGACGGCACCTTCCCAATCATCCATCATACCCAGGAAGGAGTGGCTCCTATCGCAACCCTCAATCCTTACAAGCGTCAGGAAGCTGAAACCATCGCTTTCTCTAAGGGTGTGAAGTCGGAGCAGACCGATGATACGGGTGTTTATATCTCAGAAATCCACAATGATGATTATATCAAGGTACGCGAGGTAGATTTCGGAAATGCGAGTCCGGATGCATTTGCCATCTCTGCTGCGTGCTCATCGCTCGGCGGTTCACTGGAGGTTCATCTTGATAAAAAGGATGGTGAACTGGTGGCAAAGATAGATGTCAGCAAAACTGGTGGCTGGGAAAAGTGGAAGACTTTCTCGGCACAAATGATGAAGAAAGTGACAGGAAAGCATGATATATACTTCGTTTTCAAGGGATTGAAGGGAAGCAAACTCTTTAATTTCGACTGGTGGAAGTTTGAAAAGAATTTCGCCAATCCTGTGGTTTGGGCTGATGTGCCTGATGTGGATGTAATCCGTGTGGGCGACAGCTTCTATATGGTAAGCACCACCATGCATCTGATGCCGGGTGCGCCTATCATGAAATCGAAGGATCTGGTAAACTGGGAAACAGTGAACTATATTTTCCCTAAACTCACCGATTCGCCTAAGTATGACATGAAGGAGGGTACGGTGTATGGTCGTGGTCAGTGGGCTACATCTTTGCAGCATCATCGTGGCAAGTTCTATGCGCTCTTTGCTCCTAACGACAGTCCTGGTGGAGAGACTTATATCTGCACCGCCGATGATATCGAGGGTAAATGGACCATCCACAGCCGTTTGCAGCATTTCCATGATGCCGCTCTATTCTTTGATGATGACGACAAGGCATACGTGGTTTATGGCACGGGAGAGATGGTGCAGCTGAATGCAGACTTAACCGATGTGGTGCCAGGCAGTCACCGCAAACTCTTTGAACGTGATGCTGATGAAACAGGCTTGCTCGAAGGTTCCCGTATGATTAAGCATAATGGCAAGTATTATCTCCTGATGATTTCATGGACCAAGGGGCATCCGCGCCGTGAAGTGTGCTATCGTGCAGATAAGATAACGGGTCCTTACGAAAAGAAGGTGATTTTGGAGACAGAGTTTGCTGGATTCAACGGTGTGGGACAAGGTACGATTGTAGATGATAAGGATGGCAACTGGTATGGTATTGTATTCCAAGATCGTGGTGGTGTAGGAAGAGTTCTCACTTTGGAGCCATGTACCTGGAAGGATGGATGGCCTATGCTGACCGATGAGAAGGGCAATATTCCTGCCCAGATGCAGAAGCCTGTACTGGGTTATGACGGCAAGGGACTCGTGTATAGCGACGACTTCTCTAAAGACAAGCTGGAATTGCAGTGGCAGTGGAACCACAATCCGGTGGATGATGCCTGGTCGCTCACAGAGCGCAAGGGCTGGCTCCGCCTGAAGACATCCCGTATCGTTCCTAATATCTTCCTGGCTCCAAATACCATCAGTACCCGTACCGAAGGACCAACCTGCGAGGGAATCATCAAGATGGATGTGAGCAAGATGAAGGATGGCGATGTGGCTGGTCTGTCTGCCTTCCAGGGTGATGCAGCCCTGCTTTCTATCGTGAAGGAAGGCAAGAAGCTCTTTGTAGTAGGTACCAAGGAGAGTGTGGCTCTGACGGATAAGGAGAAGGCGGTGACCGGTGTAAAACGTGAGGAGGTATATCGCCAGCCTTTGAATCTGAAGCAGGATAAGGCAACGAAATCAAGCATCATCTATCTGAAGATGAGTTGCGATTTCCGTCTTCATCAGGATCTCGCCACCTTATTATATAGTATAGATGGAAAGACCTGGATTCCTGCCATCAAGGATTTTAAGATGCAGTATGATTATCGACGTCTCTTTATGGGAACCCGTATCGCCATCTACAATTATGCCACAAAGGCTGCTGGCGGTTATGTGGATGTGGATAGTTTTGAGTATCATAAAGTAGAAAAGTAA